The Ornithinimicrobium faecis genome includes a window with the following:
- a CDS encoding DivIVA domain-containing protein, producing the protein MILILVIVGVVALGAVAAALVLRSGVPGVPDPVTTESFEPLPRGGVSAEQVTDVQFDQAVRGYRMSQVDTVLDRLADELRERDAEIDRLRGELAEMPVDFTGGSPMPERDRGDL; encoded by the coding sequence GTGATCCTGATCCTGGTCATCGTCGGTGTCGTGGCTCTCGGCGCGGTCGCCGCAGCCCTGGTGCTGCGCTCGGGCGTGCCCGGAGTGCCGGACCCGGTGACGACCGAGTCGTTCGAGCCGCTGCCGCGCGGCGGGGTGAGCGCCGAGCAGGTGACCGACGTGCAGTTCGACCAGGCCGTGCGCGGCTATCGGATGTCGCAGGTTGACACCGTGCTGGACCGACTCGCTGACGAGCTGCGGGAGCGCGACGCCGAGATCGACCGGCTGCGCGGGGAGCTGGCCGAGATGCCCGTGGACTTCACCGGGGGGAGCCCGATGCCGGAGCGTGACCGTGGGGACCTTTGA
- a CDS encoding SRPBCC family protein encodes MGTFEIARTLPADPEATFRVLGDLAAYGQFQPLTRISPSPGPIGPGWSFVAHTGIGPLSITDRMVVTQWDPGEHFTIVKIGPVLDGGAEVHLTPEGDGTRVVWREEIVPRPGWIGRRTALLTDPPMRWFLGRSLDQMAARVGER; translated from the coding sequence GTGGGGACCTTTGAGATCGCCCGCACCCTGCCGGCCGACCCGGAGGCGACCTTCAGGGTCTTAGGCGACCTCGCGGCATACGGTCAGTTCCAGCCACTGACCCGGATCTCGCCCAGTCCGGGTCCCATCGGACCCGGCTGGTCCTTTGTCGCGCACACCGGCATCGGCCCGCTGTCGATCACCGACCGGATGGTCGTCACGCAGTGGGACCCCGGTGAGCACTTCACGATCGTCAAGATCGGGCCGGTGCTGGACGGCGGCGCCGAGGTGCACCTGACACCCGAGGGTGACGGCACGCGGGTCGTGTGGCGCGAGGAGATCGTGCCGCGACCCGGCTGGATCGGGCGTCGCACGGCGCTGCTGACGGACCCGCCGATGCGCTGGTTCCTGGGCCGCTCGCTGGACCAGATGGCCGCCCGGGTCGGGGAGCGGTGA
- a CDS encoding enoyl-CoA hydratase/isomerase family protein translates to MSQTDTTTPVLIERDGGVAVVRLNRPEAMNSLNTATKEALLAALREVAEDESVRAVVLTGTGRAFCVGQDINDLQAPTDADASAEGNAALSGTVRAHYNPIVQLLATMDKPVIAAVNGIAAGAGASFTFAADLRIVAASAGFNTAFTGIALSCDSGASYHLPRLIGAAKAKELLLLPRTVKADEALELGLATQVVADEDFEAHVRELAQTLAAGPTKAYGAVRRAVAFSATHELAESLEHEAELMASTGASADHKTAVAAFLAKEKPVFEGR, encoded by the coding sequence ATGAGTCAGACCGACACCACCACGCCTGTCCTGATCGAGCGCGACGGGGGCGTCGCCGTCGTGCGCCTCAATCGCCCCGAGGCGATGAACTCCCTCAACACCGCCACCAAGGAGGCCCTGCTCGCCGCGCTGCGAGAGGTCGCCGAGGACGAGTCGGTGCGGGCGGTGGTGCTGACCGGCACCGGGCGGGCGTTCTGTGTCGGTCAGGACATCAACGACCTGCAGGCCCCCACGGACGCGGACGCCTCTGCTGAGGGCAACGCAGCGCTCTCTGGCACGGTTCGGGCCCACTACAACCCCATCGTCCAGCTGCTGGCCACGATGGACAAGCCGGTGATCGCAGCAGTCAACGGGATCGCGGCTGGTGCCGGCGCATCGTTCACCTTCGCGGCCGACCTGCGCATCGTGGCGGCGTCCGCGGGATTCAACACGGCCTTCACGGGGATCGCGCTGTCGTGCGACTCCGGCGCGTCCTATCACCTGCCCCGGCTGATCGGCGCGGCCAAGGCCAAGGAGCTGCTCCTGCTGCCGCGCACGGTCAAGGCCGACGAGGCCCTCGAGCTGGGCCTGGCCACCCAGGTCGTCGCGGACGAGGACTTCGAGGCGCACGTGCGTGAGCTCGCCCAGACCCTCGCGGCCGGGCCCACCAAGGCCTACGGTGCCGTGCGGCGGGCCGTCGCCTTCTCCGCGACCCACGAGTTGGCCGAGTCCCTGGAGCACGAGGCCGAGCTGATGGCCAGCACCGGCGCCTCCGCGGACCACAAGACCGCTGTGGCCGCCTTCCTCGCCAAGGAGAAGCCCGTCTTCGAGGGCCGCTGA
- a CDS encoding PaaX family transcriptional regulator — translation MHARSAVFDLYGDHLALRGYWAPISGVITLLGSCGIAAPATRTAVSRITSQGWLEPLPRNNIRGYAATPAGRDRLGEAWERIYRPTTAAWDGRWQVVVTARPQDRAQRDKVVGTLGFLGYGRIAPQTWLAARPAPELASSLEALGIEFSAFTTGDLPDAPAVVARTWDLTELAEDYRAFMADAAPLRERLAGSMTPEAAYPVRAELVHRWRKFLFVDPALPDEVLPDGWPGQAARDLFLEVADRLLPPARIFVSEALAAAGAPTEPDRPVKDPAR, via the coding sequence GTGCACGCTCGGTCCGCCGTTTTCGACCTCTACGGGGACCACCTTGCGCTGCGCGGCTACTGGGCGCCGATCTCTGGCGTGATCACCCTGCTCGGCTCCTGTGGCATCGCGGCCCCCGCGACCCGCACGGCCGTCTCGCGGATCACCTCCCAGGGGTGGCTGGAGCCGTTGCCCCGCAACAACATTCGAGGGTATGCCGCAACACCGGCCGGTCGGGACAGGCTGGGTGAGGCGTGGGAACGGATCTATCGCCCCACCACCGCGGCCTGGGACGGTCGCTGGCAGGTGGTGGTCACCGCGCGGCCCCAGGATCGGGCCCAGCGCGACAAGGTGGTCGGGACGCTCGGCTTCCTCGGTTATGGACGGATTGCCCCGCAGACCTGGCTGGCCGCACGACCGGCCCCAGAGCTGGCCTCCTCACTGGAGGCCCTGGGGATCGAGTTCTCCGCCTTCACCACCGGCGACCTGCCCGATGCTCCCGCCGTTGTGGCCCGGACCTGGGACCTGACCGAGCTGGCCGAGGACTACCGCGCCTTCATGGCCGACGCCGCGCCGCTGCGGGAACGCCTGGCCGGGTCGATGACACCGGAGGCGGCCTATCCGGTCCGGGCCGAGCTCGTCCACCGCTGGCGCAAGTTCCTCTTCGTCGACCCGGCCCTGCCGGATGAGGTGCTGCCCGACGGGTGGCCGGGACAGGCGGCACGGGACCTGTTCCTGGAGGTGGCTGACCGCCTGTTGCCGCCAGCCCGTATCTTCGTCTCAGAAGCCCTGGCCGCGGCTGGGGCGCCCACCGAGCCCGACCGACCTGTGAAGGACCCAGCCCGATGA
- a CDS encoding DUF3117 domain-containing protein, with translation MAAMKPRTGDGPLEVTKEGRGIVLRMPLEGGGRLVVEMNADEATALGEAIKGCVG, from the coding sequence ATGGCAGCCATGAAGCCCCGCACCGGCGACGGCCCGCTCGAGGTCACCAAGGAGGGCCGGGGGATCGTCCTGCGGATGCCGCTGGAAGGCGGCGGCCGCCTGGTCGTGGAGATGAACGCTGACGAGGCCACCGCCCTGGGCGAGGCCATCAAGGGTTGTGTGGGCTAA
- a CDS encoding O-methyltransferase yields the protein MSTQRLATWAYTEAFIEPSELMERAGAEGEALGATPVHPAVGTVLRLLAASLQARTVVEVGTGAGTSGLWLLQGMAPDGILTSIDVEPEHQRMAKKAFAEAGVPSQRTRVIAGDAGQVLPRLNDATYDMVLIDADKPNYPLYAEHGIRVLRSGGILVLDNMLWHDRVADPAARDEATTVLRDLGKTLREDDRLVPALLPVGDGLFAAVKR from the coding sequence ATGAGCACCCAGAGACTGGCGACATGGGCCTACACCGAGGCCTTCATCGAGCCGAGCGAGCTGATGGAACGAGCCGGGGCCGAGGGCGAGGCGCTGGGCGCCACTCCCGTCCACCCGGCCGTCGGCACCGTGTTGCGCCTGCTGGCCGCGTCGCTGCAGGCCAGGACGGTCGTCGAGGTCGGCACCGGGGCCGGCACGTCCGGGCTCTGGTTGCTGCAGGGCATGGCCCCTGACGGCATCCTCACCTCGATCGACGTGGAGCCTGAGCACCAGCGGATGGCCAAGAAGGCTTTCGCCGAGGCCGGGGTCCCCTCCCAGCGCACCCGCGTCATCGCCGGCGACGCCGGGCAGGTGCTGCCCCGCCTCAACGACGCGACCTACGACATGGTGCTCATCGACGCCGACAAGCCCAACTACCCGTTGTATGCCGAGCACGGCATCCGGGTGCTGCGCAGCGGCGGAATCCTGGTGTTGGACAACATGTTGTGGCACGACAGGGTCGCCGACCCCGCGGCCCGTGACGAGGCCACGACGGTGCTGCGCGACCTCGGGAAAACACTGCGGGAGGACGACCGGCTCGTGCCGGCCCTCCTCCCGGTGGGCGACGGACTGTTCGCCGCCGTCAAGCGCTGA
- the sigE gene encoding RNA polymerase sigma factor SigE — protein MDAPEQQDWQVPTWDEIVREHSARVYRLAYRLTGNQHDAEDLTHDVFIRVFRSLHTYRPGTFEGWLHRITTNLFLDRVRRKQRIRFDALSDEAAARLPSRLRGPEEAYDATHLDDDVQRALAALSPQFRAAVVLSDIEGYSYEEVAQTLEIKLGTVRSRIHRGRAQLREALAHRAPQAKRGNVSHSQPIPVLG, from the coding sequence ATGGACGCTCCGGAGCAGCAGGACTGGCAGGTCCCCACGTGGGACGAGATCGTCCGCGAGCACTCGGCCAGGGTCTACCGCCTCGCCTATCGCCTCACCGGCAACCAGCACGATGCCGAGGACCTGACCCACGACGTCTTCATCCGCGTCTTCCGGTCCCTGCACACCTACCGCCCCGGGACCTTCGAGGGCTGGTTGCACCGGATCACCACCAACCTCTTCCTGGACCGCGTCCGGCGCAAGCAGCGCATCCGCTTCGACGCCCTGAGCGACGAGGCTGCCGCGCGCCTGCCCAGCCGGCTGCGTGGCCCGGAGGAGGCGTATGACGCGACGCACCTCGACGATGACGTCCAGCGAGCCCTGGCCGCCCTCTCGCCACAGTTCCGTGCGGCGGTCGTGCTCAGTGACATTGAGGGCTACTCCTATGAAGAGGTCGCCCAGACCCTGGAGATCAAGCTCGGCACGGTCCGCTCCCGCATCCACCGCGGGCGCGCCCAGTTGCGCGAGGCGCTCGCCCACCGTGCGCCCCAGGCCAAGCGGGGCAACGTCTCGCACAGCCAGCCCATCCCCGTCCTGGGGTGA
- a CDS encoding S1C family serine protease, with translation MADERDPEDADRPGLSPDERPASPTGYDDTTAASIDHTSAIPVEHTTSFPPYPGGDGAGTTGGSWSRPGGGTAEAHDRSVGHAAYAHPSPQGSHPAYLSPSAPADHTAYRQGSGATATHPRTRRGPGLGLLTGALLLGLIGGGAAGYLGAQFAQDEQEPAPSIVEAAPVGTTPPTAITAIAQHALPSVVFISVGSTAGEGVGSGFVVRDDGYIVTNNHVIEGASDGAIGVTFADGRETTAELVGADPEYDIAVIKVDETGLQALEFGDSDALAVGATVVAVGAPLGLDNTVTAGIVSALNRPVMAGGGAGPMSYINAIQTDAAINPGNSGGPLLDLNGQVVGVNSAIAQIPGDLGGQSGSIGLGFSIPARQVEHTANQLIETGTSNHPIIGVMLDMTHTGAGAKVLEDGQGEGPSIVEGGPADDAGVEPGDLILAVDGEEVDHGSHLIIILRSHEIGDEVELLLQNPDGDERTVTMTLQGSE, from the coding sequence ATGGCTGACGAGCGAGACCCCGAGGACGCGGACCGTCCCGGCCTGTCCCCGGACGAGCGCCCCGCCAGCCCCACCGGCTATGACGACACAACGGCCGCCTCGATCGACCACACCTCGGCGATCCCGGTGGAGCACACGACATCCTTCCCGCCCTATCCGGGCGGCGACGGCGCAGGCACGACAGGCGGGTCCTGGTCGAGGCCCGGCGGCGGCACCGCTGAGGCTCACGATCGTTCCGTCGGCCACGCGGCCTATGCCCACCCGTCGCCCCAGGGCAGCCACCCTGCCTACCTGAGCCCGTCCGCGCCAGCCGACCACACGGCATACCGGCAGGGGAGCGGAGCGACCGCCACCCACCCCCGCACGCGCAGGGGACCGGGCCTGGGACTGCTCACCGGTGCCCTGCTGTTGGGCCTGATCGGGGGCGGCGCGGCCGGCTATCTGGGGGCGCAGTTCGCCCAGGACGAGCAGGAGCCGGCACCGAGCATCGTCGAGGCGGCACCGGTGGGCACCACGCCGCCGACCGCCATCACCGCGATCGCCCAGCACGCTCTGCCCAGCGTGGTGTTCATCTCCGTGGGCTCCACCGCCGGCGAGGGCGTCGGCTCGGGCTTCGTCGTGCGCGACGACGGCTACATCGTCACCAACAACCACGTCATCGAGGGCGCCTCTGACGGCGCGATCGGGGTCACCTTCGCCGACGGGCGGGAGACCACGGCGGAGCTGGTCGGCGCGGACCCCGAATATGACATCGCCGTGATCAAGGTCGACGAGACCGGGCTGCAGGCGCTGGAGTTTGGCGACTCCGACGCGCTGGCGGTGGGTGCCACGGTGGTCGCGGTCGGGGCTCCGCTCGGTCTGGACAACACGGTGACGGCGGGCATCGTCTCGGCGCTGAACCGGCCCGTGATGGCCGGTGGCGGGGCCGGGCCGATGTCCTATATCAACGCCATCCAGACCGACGCGGCGATCAACCCCGGCAACTCTGGTGGCCCCCTGCTCGACCTGAACGGCCAGGTCGTCGGCGTCAACTCCGCCATCGCGCAGATCCCGGGTGACCTCGGCGGCCAGTCCGGCAGCATCGGCCTGGGCTTCTCGATCCCGGCACGGCAGGTCGAGCACACGGCCAACCAGCTGATCGAGACCGGCACCAGCAACCACCCGATCATCGGTGTGATGCTGGACATGACCCACACCGGGGCCGGAGCCAAGGTGCTCGAGGACGGGCAGGGTGAGGGCCCCTCGATCGTGGAGGGCGGCCCGGCAGACGATGCCGGCGTGGAGCCGGGCGACCTGATCCTCGCCGTCGACGGCGAGGAGGTCGACCACGGCAGCCACCTGATCATCATCCTGCGCAGCCACGAGATCGGCGACGAGGTCGAGTTGCTGCTGCAGAACCCGGACGGCGACGAGCGGACCGTGACGATGACCCTCCAGGGCTCGGAGTAG
- a CDS encoding twin-arginine translocase TatA/TatE family subunit yields MLNLGGGELVLLIVLALIILGPDKLPGYAAKLGQFVRSARDMAEGAKTHLRDEMGPGFDDVDWSALDPRQYDPRRIVRDALSAPAAGAAAGGAVSGGDLGGGGAQETAAGRAANEAAIAGGGVPRRSFQGFDPSAPVPWDVDAT; encoded by the coding sequence ATGCTCAACCTCGGTGGTGGTGAGCTGGTCCTGCTGATCGTCCTGGCGCTGATCATCCTGGGGCCGGACAAACTGCCTGGGTATGCCGCGAAGCTGGGTCAGTTTGTCCGCTCGGCCCGGGACATGGCTGAGGGAGCCAAGACTCACCTGCGCGATGAGATGGGTCCCGGGTTCGACGACGTCGACTGGAGCGCTCTGGACCCGCGGCAGTATGACCCGCGGCGCATCGTGCGCGATGCCCTGTCCGCCCCGGCGGCGGGTGCGGCAGCAGGCGGTGCCGTCAGTGGGGGTGACCTGGGCGGGGGTGGGGCTCAGGAGACCGCTGCTGGTCGGGCCGCGAACGAGGCCGCGATCGCCGGCGGAGGTGTGCCGCGCCGCTCGTTCCAGGGCTTCGACCCCAGTGCCCCGGTCCCGTGGGACGTCGACGCCACCTGA